From a single Oncorhynchus tshawytscha isolate Ot180627B linkage group LG33, Otsh_v2.0, whole genome shotgun sequence genomic region:
- the alg5 gene encoding dolichyl-phosphate beta-glucosyltransferase has product MDCLWEIIHCLVGLAVAALIVVLLVAHLTAGMVDLKRHEKETLFPTATGEKEPFPSLHDPSSLELSVIVPAYNEELRMPVMMEEAMGYLENRQKQQPLFTYEVIVVDDGSSDQTTEVALRYTRKYGADKVRVLTLVKNRGKGGAVRMGTLSSRGKLILMADADGATKFADVEKVEAGLHDVNIKPENMAISCGSRAHLEEEAVASRSMFRTFLMYGFHFLVWFFCVRGIKDTQCGFKLFTREAALKTFSSLHVERWAFDVELLYIAQCFKIPIAEVAVNWTEIEGSKLVPVWSWLQMGRDLVFIRLRYITGAWRLESPRKTD; this is encoded by the exons ATGGATTGTCTATGGGAAATAATTCACTGTCTGGTTGGATTGGCAGTGGCTGCTTTGATCGTG GTGCTGCTGGTAGCCCACCTGACTGCCGGGATGGTGGACCTGAAACGCCATGAGAAGGAGACGCTGTTCCCGACCGCGACTGGAGAGAAGGAGCCCTTCCCCAGCCTTCATGACCCCAGCTCCCTGGAGCTGTCTGTAATCGTGCCTGCCTATAATGAGGAGCTACGAA TGCCTGTGATGATGGAGGAAGCTATGGGATACCTGGAGAACAGACAG aaACAGCAGCCGTTGTTTACCTATGAGGTCATTGTGGTGGACGACGGCAGCAGTGACCAAACAACAGAG GTTGCTTTGCGGTACACCAGAAAGTATGGCGCAGACaaagtcagagtcctgacccTGGTGAAAAACAGAGGGAAAGGAGGGGCCGTCAggatg ggtacTCTGAGTTCCAGAGGGAAGCTGATATTGATGGCGGATGCGGACGGAGCCACTAAGTTTGCAGACGTGGAGAAGGTGGAGGCCGGCCTTCATGACGTAAACATCAAACCA GAGAACATGGCTATATCCTGTGGGTCCAGAGCACACCTGGAGGAGGAGGCAGTCGCTTCg CGGTCCATGTTCCGTACGTTCCTGATGTATGGGTTCCACTTCCTGGTTTGGTTTTTCTGTGTGCGAGGCATCAAGGACACACAGTGTGGCTTCAAGCTCTTCACCCGCGAGGCTGCCCTCAAAACCTTCTCCTCCCTACATGTGGAGCGATG GGCCTTTGACGTGGAGCTGCTGTATATCGCTCAGTGCTTTAAGATACCCATAGCCGAGGTGGCCGTCAACTGGACTGAGATAGAAG GGTCCAAGCTGGTGCCAGTGTGGAGCTGGCTACAGATGGGTCGAGACCTGGTGTTCATACGCCTGCGTTACATCACCGGTGCCTGGAGACTGGAAAGCCCTCGCAAGACCGACTAG